ttctgctttaggctgacgacatttgtgacaaggcatcacaaatgtggtaagctaccacgaatatcgtTACTTAAGAGCtgatttctacctaaggctgatgacatttgtgacaaggcatcacaaatgtggtaagctaccaagaatgtcgtcacttaggagctggtttttgcctaagatgacgaccttcgtgatagggcgtcacaaatgtggtaagctaccacaaatgtcgtcacactgtttccagcctgataggttggagtaaaataggaataactcttttctaCGATATTGAATTTaggtaaaattagtatcattggaaagctaattcaattatctatctattgtcatgagctcaaaaattccaaatataatgagagatattctcgtttgaatttgactatggcaatatctttctcaagaattcgattggtgaggaatattttgattcgtctgatatctgggagttatttgaagccttaatatacatctaacctactcacaaaactataaaataaccatgatgtactatgcatgagcttggtacatggctcaaatattggtttggattttttggggggtattacaaaatatttcatattaggGAAATATTATTGTATGTTTGTTCTATCTTAATACTATAAGTATGAAGGAAGATTAAGGAAAAgatttgatatatgtcatggttagttgagaattctatgtgTGTCTTTTTGGGGATAGTacatgaaagttgttattgataaaggTATTAGAGAACATGGAAAATTTTCTAGGTGAGTtggttgcctagaagttcatatgtggttataatgataggcttgaatgtcatgttcatatatatgtggataaatgcattgtgcGATAGTAAATTCCTTGTAAGAGATTggagttagttgttgaagtggtaaggagtattattcttaAGATAAGAGTTGTGAAAACACATAAGATGTTGAATCTGTGGCTTATATTAGTATTAAGGTGTTATTTATGGTACCTTGTGACTTTGAGTAGGATTGAAAATGTTGAGAGGATTTAGTTCAGGTTAGACTTTAGTATATAGAGTTATCAatacccatgtgagaattataagctgaatcaaatgagcatggtatttaaggAGAAAAGTATAGTTaggggagtatttgagaagtgtggataagcttgaaagttagcagttgcattacctaaggcctagtaattctatcctaagtTATGTTatataggcctatgttccatgttacagagttgTAGCCATATTGAGATTCCTtactcagatatcttattcaaatcatgcccaagaattctttgctctctaatattattagaacttcttagaaaaagtgttgaagaaatactccagttgagtataaacttttAGTATGAGTCAATCCATACAACtcgcaattcagtttagcaataagacagataagctcctatagttttccatcttttcatatagtcttactatccgaagtTTCACTAATATGGCTATTCAAtaaggtaattcattcacgtccatgcaaattgcgaattcagttcagtccatgcatatGTCTCCAATTCAGATATGTAGTCATGATTCGGTTTATAAGTGTTCTGTGAATATCTCAGTtctccaagtattccagctcagataTTGCAATACCTTTTGTACAACCCTAGTCTTGTTATCTCATGATTCATGCATACATAATGTACTTGATGATTCCATGAAGCcctttattttgattcttatacctgttttgttgagggggagTTCCTAGTGTGAAGTTACACACTATATTTCCATACTTCTAAAGCATCAATAAGTTCCCACCCATAATTTGATGACGAAAGATTCCAAGAgagagataatataataccctgcatttttgagctagaattcGAATTACCATTCCTATAtgtataagctctaataccatgatttttatttaaatatgtgtttcatgatcattagcCTAGTGTGAAGAGTGTTTATGGggttaaaaatattcatagaaaacacttagagcaaagttgagctaagagcttttgattcgaTCAAAATTTGGTGTTCGATcctacaaggatcaactttgaaCGTATAACTTCTGGAATATGTGTAATATTAAAGATCAAGACCCATCAATTTATAGACCTTAGGCTCCGTGATAGCCTCTACTACACAAAGGCTATGTTTCCTACATTCATAAGTAAAATCccaaggggcattttggtcattctcccttgACCCTAAACACCCAAGTGACGGATTAGAGCCCAAAAAGGAATTATTTTCCCACTTTTCATCAGTTCACACTTACGtaaacccttttctttttcccaataacaagaaattaaagctttcttccccaagaattcaaggattcaattttcaatttcaagctttctttaaaaattcatccaattagtgtatgtgggatattcatcaatgaatttctttcacccattgagtcctaaaaaCCCTTTTTGTTTCAAGTATAAATTTTACTCTCTTTTATGATAAAATTtaatgtaaatcatgaaatttatccATGTTTCCTCTTTAGTTTTATATTCAAGCCATGCTAATAATCTTTCCCATTTGAATTATGTTCCTTTATGATTTAAGTTCTGAAACCCCATGTCATGCTTAGTCAATATCATGTTAAATCTTCAAATTTATGCATTAAATCATGTAAGCATATTGTCCTCATAATTTCACCATATtttcatactcataatcatgagTTTCATCAGTAGTGATATATTATATGCTTTGgtctctaaatcatgaattttttaaCAGTGTTTAAAATGATATTACTGTATTTAAAGTATTtcaatgttggtgggttatggacacccgatacctatatgtttacatGTGTTTCAGaatttcaagtaacaagtcacccagaatcatgattttatcaccatATTCATATCACCATTTTTATAATGTACTCACCAATATTATTTCATGCTAAATATATTAGTTCACATgttcatgatttcttcaagatTATGTGTTcgctattattttcaaaataccatgacttgGGTTTATCATTTATCAGTGGATGTGCATGCACCAACTTAtgtttcagtgtctttcagttgagaataggacttagcaccgagtgaacgtagggatggtGGCTCCCACGTCAGTTTAGGCAGAGTTTTTAATAGCAATCCCTCGATTCCAAATCTACGTAGCCAACATGGGATAttaagggtcacccatcagtttagacTTGACTTCTTCTCAAGGGTCACCCTTCTATTTAGGCTTGAATCCCTGATCCTCCAGGACATCAGTTTAGTGCATGCACaaagccatgtgttagtacccgtggcaaggtactgacatcATTCCAAcaagggttataggttggaccctgattaactcagattggggtatgtcagttacatgaatgctcccacagtttcagtttagtgttcatgtcattgcagttcaggtttgcatgaccaagtgtatagatatcagttattcaatcatacagttattatttatccagatatatataaatatacagaTAATAGTTACTTAGTTATTCAGATTGCAGATTATTTCAGCGCACACttcacttggtcttgcattcgattttcatgttcatgaattcatactcagtatatttgtatattcagattCTCAATTTATATTTCAGTTCAGGTATACATGATTTTGTGTCAGTTCCCATTTCATagttcagacccagtattcatacatgatcctcagtacaAATTTACAGTATAATTAGCtgtacatgagatttacatacaatgTTCATTTTCTACCACTTCCCAACTTACAAAATTGTTTTCAGCTCATGATCTTTAAACTTCACTATGCCTTACAACTTTTATGTACCGCCATTTAACTTATGTTCTCAATTGTAaagcatattttaaatattttcatgatttagtgcatgttctcatatactcaatacattccaaagtaATGACCTtatatatgcatttgtggctacATTTCTTCATGATATGGTACCAGATGTAATCCATACACCAGGGTcagatatgtaattcaagttctggGGTAGCCTCAGATCGTGACATTGTAGTTCTCTAAACTTTTTGTTTAATAGTTAGaatatttatattcttctaatATCTTCTTATTGTTCCTATTTTCACTActaaaattcaagtttttcattTATGATATCAAATTTATGATAGTCTTGCCTAAATTTAAGCCAAGTGGCGTTAAAGTTTTTTGTTCAAtaagttaatataatattaagGTAAATTTAAGATTATATGAAAAACACCTGGATGATCAAAGTGAATCAAGCAGTCCATCGGAATTAGAATTTGTTATGGGTTCCAAAGAATATACAAACTTCTGCTAATAAGAGAATGGGTAtaacacttaaaaatatttttaaattcaattagGACAAGCGGTGTTCTTAAATGTTTATATTATTGTAAGAATTATTAGTCGTAATTAAGTTATCTAAGTATCAAAATATAATCATTAGACATTTGCAactcagttcagtcatgtaattttctTGACCATGAACAAAGATACATTGATACTGATAGTTTTTCTCCCATTAATTAATGAATTTCTTTCATAAGTTAAATGGTAATGCATTGTTTAcgttatatttttaattattttttgaataaatttgatttttcgatatttttcagtttaaatttttgaaaGTTCAATCTTCCATTTGATATTTGAATTTAATGTCTTGGTTATTCGATATAACTAAAATATCTAACTGAATTTGCATCCAATAACGATTGAAGTATTGTCAGTTTCACTATATATAactgaatgagttatgaacaaagccaatataattttcttaatttattcaatttttgacAAACTCCCAGcaaacactttttaaaatatcgAATGAAGGAAATTTAGTATGATATACTTTGTTTATACTATGGGAATAAATTTTTAGAGGGTGTTCGAATTGAATTTcgactaataaaaaaaataataaggtaggatttttaatttttgatttgacTTAAAACTAAGTTCTTataaatacttttttattttaagtaaatgctacaaaaaatacttaaaatttttgTTGGCCTAAAAGCACTTAAAACAAGTCAACCCAAACATGTTCTTagttataacttttttatattttaaaaatattcgaGTTTCCTCattttcattttgaattcctaattagtgtaataaaaaataagtttaaaataataatccataaaatgtAAAGTTAGTTGAATATAACTAgtcaatttcttttattttttaaatatgttttcaatttaaatttttgaaagttCAATCTTTCATTCGATATTTGAATTCAATGTCTTGGTTCtttgatataattaaaatatttaattgaatttGCATCCAATAACGATTGAAGTATTGTTTTTCTCACTATAATtgattggatgaattttgaataaagccaatataattttcctaatttatttgatttttgacaaATTTCAACAagcactttttaaaattttaaatgaaggaaattttaatatgatatattttgttatatactGTCGGAATAAAGTTTTAAAGGGTATTTGAATTGACGTTTGacttataagaaaaaataataaggtgttattttaaattttttatttgatttaaaaccAAGTgcttgaaaatattattttgttttaccTAAATACTACACAAAATGCttaaaatttatatctatatctataatctatctatatttatatctatatctatatctataatctatatttatatctatacctatatttatgtctatatctatatctatatctatatctataatatattaaaagtgtgaagacctttagaaaagtgatttgaaatttttacttttcattaaaAGACTCCTCTTTGgacaaaactatcttttcactattttttaatttattatttaattatttttaattatattaaatagaCTTCCTAAAAGATatgaaactcctaaaatatatggtaggagaattaattaatattttcctttctagacttcctaaaatatatgagactgctaaaatatatggtaggagaattaattaatatttttctttctactgttcaattagaaaaatactcctaaaataggactctagtaagaaaatacttctataaatattgagatgtacgttaaactagagaacaaaccagCTTGCCTGTTGGGAGAATATGATTAATgatcatctaacttgattcgattgcaagtctagattggtggatgtttgattttctaaccctcaacttcttcactgtttttttcagcataatagaattcaacatgtgtgtgtatatataaataaatatatatatatatatatatatatatatatatcttctttgttttcattcaaaattattttttagggtcaaaatCTTCATTCAGACaaaaattagttggatcaaaatcgaagctttgtgatcactattatatattttcttatagtttACATATCGTAGATGAATATcgattgactttgaagaatttcttgtgtaaaggttaggtttaattgtattattttgaacaGATGATAGATGAATGTGAGTTGGCTTTGAAATtgtttttaggtaaaagttaggtttaattgtattatcataatatctctattagtttgttattttgtggtagtttacagttcgtaactagatctcgatcggctttgagaaatttttgtgtatgtgtaaaatttaagtttaattgtattgttttgatatcactttttacaagtgatagataaatgttggtcggctttgaggaatttttttatgtaaaggttaggtttagttgtattattttgatatctctattatcgtattattttgttattgtttacaggtggtaaatgAGTGTCAGGCGGCTTTGAGAAAAAATTTGTGTGTAAAAATTacatttagttgtattattttaatatctctatcattttattattttgtcgCAATTTACGGATGATAGAgaaatgtcgatcgacttttaaaaatatttttagtaaagattaggcttaataaataaattctccatctttacctactcaaaatatattaaatttaattattatattcatctttattatttaaataaatatcctatttaatgtaatatttgaactcattaaagtgaggtacacgcgcaaggtgcgtacacctaaactagttgacttaaaaacacttaaagtaagttttaaaaaaaaaaaaattggggataGGAGAAGGGAAATGAGAAAGGGAATTACAATCTGAGGAATCGAACCCATTGGAGGTAGTTCAGGTAACTAACAAGTCAATCCAAATATGCTCTCacttatgatttttatattttaaacataTCCGAGTGTCCTCATTTTCATTGTGGATTCctatttggtaaaaaaaaaaagaccagtTTAAAATAATAATCCATGAAATGTAAAGTTAGTTGAATAAAAATAGTGGAAGAAGACCTAGAAAGTTGAGCACAACCCTTTGAATCACCAGCAATATTCACTCTCAAACAATTGATGATGTTAAAAGATGGATAATCCCCAACAAATCAACCCCAATGGAACCACACTTCAATAGTCTTGATtgattgaaagaaagaaaaattttatgcccatttatttatttgataaatgtgcaaatttatttttgttaaatattatttgcGCATTGCACGAGTACTAATACTAGTTAGTACAAAAGAGGCAAATTGTTTCTAATAATATGAAAGTagaactcatatttcaaatggtcAAATTCAAACTTCGAAATTATCCAACGTACAAACCGACTTCATAGGGAATAAAATTGGACTATCTGACGCATTAGTGCTATAACCTTTTCTCATATAAAGTATTATCCAAGAGAGATCATTCAAATGGAACAGAATACATGAACAAAACTATGGTGAGGAAAAAGGATGGGCAATGTTCCACAAGATTGGTAACAACATTTATCTATTCCCGACACTCCAAGAACAGGCAACACTTTTTAGCACCTACATTTTAGCCCCACTGGCCACTGGCCACCGTGAATTCATTAGATGTCATAGCATTTCAAGGGTCTATATGTTTCAACAAGTTTATCAACCATTCTGTATATAATAAATTGTTTTCGTTTTACTGCAGCAAGATTTACtagaaaaggagaagaaaagtaTAATTGCACTTGATCCACTGTTGTCTACGATGAGGCACCAGTCCACCTAACTGATTGACGATGTTCGATCTtcaaaatctttcaacaaaatcAAACAGAGTTAGGACTGCTACCTGTCCTTGACATGCAGCTCATTCCAAGTTCTTTAAGCCTATTAAGCTCGGGCAGTATCACCGAACCAAGATCAGGTCGATCTTTCTTCCGCAGCTCAGCACACTTGAGCGATAATTTTGCATAATTAAGAGCCTCTTCCATCGGCCAGTTTGGCACTGTTGGATCTAGTATATCTGCAAATGTTCCGTTCTCGATGGCCCTCTCCACGTGATGAGTTAAACCCATGGGGGGCCTTGCAGTAATAATTTGGAGCAACATTACACCAAGTGAATATATATCCGATTTAGTCCCTAACTTTCCTGTCTGTTGATATTCGGGATCAATGTAACAAAAAGTTCCTGCAGCTGAAGTCATGTGATATTGTGTAACACAATCAGCTACAGATGGTGGAACTAACCTAGCCAAGCCTACATCACTAATTTTGCAGGCATAATTGCTGTCTAAAAGAATGTTTCCTGGCTTAAGGTCACGATGGACAAGAGGTTCTGGCTTTGCTTGGTGAAGGAATAGCAGCCCTGTAGCGATTTCAGCAGCAATTTTGAAACGTATCTCCCATGGGATGGGAGGGGTGTTACCTTTCCGGAACAGGCGATCTTCAAGGCTACCATTATTCATGAACTCATAAACTAAACATCCATACTCGGGACATGCACCTAAGAGTAGAACCATATTTGGGTGCCTCATGAGGCCAAGGACCTGAACCTGTAAATGACAAAGCCTATTCTATAAGAAGGGAATCCTAAGAGCTTCTATCCACAAGTATAGCAAGTATTTGTAGAAATGGGACATTAATCTAATATGGCCGAGTTGCACATTAATCAGTAGTCttatcttttcaaaaagaaaaaggccTTTGGTTCATACCTCTAACTAACACTACAAATAGATTTCCACAAGTACTTTCTAAAAATTATAATAGAAGCATATACACACAacaaaatattttagattaagcaacaacaacagacccagtgaattcccacagagtggggtctggggaggctAAAATATACAGAAAATCGATCATGTTATGCATCAGAATGCTTCAAGACACATAAATTTGTCAGTCTAAATCTGGCATTTGTCAAGCTTCCCTCCAGCGTATCCAAGATAAGTAACTTCATAAATTATAATGATTGACCTAATGCTCAGAAATCAATAATTAAGAAACCTGTTCACCCCAACAAAAAGGATGTTTTATATGTGAAATTCATAATATGCATCTTCAAATCAATGTCAACATACCTCTTGCTTGAACTGTTGCATCCCTTGTGCAGCATCAGATCTCAGAACTTTAATGGCTGCAGGTGTGTGGTCAAGTCTCCCTTTGTAAACAGGGCCATATCCACCTTCACCAATCTTCTctgaatttgagaaatttttggtAGTTATCTCAATCTCTTCTATCGTATATTTCCTATAGCAGATATCATTCCGAGATAGATCATTTAATGCTAAATTTTTTTCTTCTGCCTCTCGCATTGCCTTCAACTCCGCATACTTTCTTCTTTTTGCTTCTAACTCAGCCAAcctttgtgatttttgagcagCTTCGACGGCAGCTCTGCCTTTAGCTTTTTCCATCTCAGCCATAGCTAGAGGTGTCCCTTCAGAAATACGGGACTGTTTGAACCTACTAGCTTCGTCCATTTTCCATTGATTAAGCTCTTTAGCCTGAAAATAT
The Capsicum annuum cultivar UCD-10X-F1 chromosome 6, UCD10Xv1.1, whole genome shotgun sequence DNA segment above includes these coding regions:
- the LOC107873294 gene encoding U-box domain-containing protein 52, whose translation is MPSTISADDINNPIVVAIDKDKHSSSAVKWAVDHLVISNPTLFLVHVRMKNSPNQVSANGAGQSSNRGLSEQETHKVFTPFRAYSARKGIAVKEVVIEDISVSKGLLDYINSYRVSNIILGASSRSAFSRKFWTHDVPTIVNKAAPDFCTVYVISKGKQQSVRPAAEPLASSSARLTSPQPWSAARLSNYSEPEDVSRSVYMRAEKNMLGPEMLPKSGTSNCSIDSFDVHTRESKNSYSRSGLSDDSGLFAPLSCGSVDVTAQNLDFTQVSVKDDSSSSSAWEAEMNRLKLELRQTMDMYNSACKEAVSANQTAKELNQWKMDEASRFKQSRISEGTPLAMAEMEKAKGRAAVEAAQKSQRLAELEAKRRKYAELKAMREAEEKNLALNDLSRNDICYRKYTIEEIEITTKNFSNSEKIGEGGYGPVYKGRLDHTPAAIKVLRSDAAQGMQQFKQEVQVLGLMRHPNMVLLLGACPEYGCLVYEFMNNGSLEDRLFRKGNTPPIPWEIRFKIAAEIATGLLFLHQAKPEPLVHRDLKPGNILLDSNYACKISDVGLARLVPPSVADCVTQYHMTSAAGTFCYIDPEYQQTGKLGTKSDIYSLGVMLLQIITARPPMGLTHHVERAIENGTFADILDPTVPNWPMEEALNYAKLSLKCAELRKKDRPDLGSVILPELNRLKELGMSCMSRTGSSPNSV